One window from the genome of Schistocerca piceifrons isolate TAMUIC-IGC-003096 chromosome 1, iqSchPice1.1, whole genome shotgun sequence encodes:
- the LOC124785638 gene encoding cuticle protein 67-like: protein MTLLSHFQIAVFAAVLAVARAGYLGAPAVAYGAAPAYAAPAYATHAVAPAAITSQHSNILRSYGNLGQVSTYSKTIDTPYSSVSKSDVRVSNDALAHVAAPVAYAAHAAPVAYAAHAGPVAYAAHAAPVAYAAPAVHAAPAVVKAAAPAVGLLGVAYSAAPAVAHMTYSNGLGLSYAW, encoded by the coding sequence ATGACGCTCCTGTCCCATTTTCAGATCGCAGTCTTCGCCGCCGTCCTGGCCGTGGCACGCGCCGGCTACCTGGGCGCCCCTGCCGTGGCCTACGGCGCCGCccccgcctacgccgcccccgcctacGCCACCCACGCCGTCGCCCCCGCGGCCATCACCTCCCAGCACTCCAACATCCTGAGGAGCTACGGCAACCTGGGACAGGTGTCCACCTACTCCAAGACCATCGACACCCCCTACTCCAGCGTCAGCAAGTCTGACGTGCGCGTGAGCAACGATGCGCTGGCCCACGTGGCCGCCCCCGTGGCCTATGCCGCCCACGCCGCCCCCGTCGCCTACGCCGCCCACGCCGGCCCTGTGGCCTACGCCGCCCACGCCGCACCtgtggcctacgccgcccccgccgtccacgccgcccccgccgtcgtcaaggccgccgcccccgccgtcggTCTGCTGGGAGTGGCCTACTCCGCCGCCCCTGCTGTCGCCCACATGACCTACTCCAACGGTCTTGGTCTCAGTTACGCCTGGTAA